AGTGTCCCCACAATCCGACAAAGTGTCCCCACCTTCAGTAGACAAAGTGTCCCCACAATCCGACAAAGTGTCCCCACCCCCTGCGCCCAATGGGGACAACAAAAAACGGATTGATGTTAAACTCCCGGCGAGTGTTCGCCCCGCGTTGGATGCGCTCCGGCAGGATGATGAAACTGACGCAGCGGTATTGAAGCGACTGATTGAAACCGTCCCCACACTCATGGGGCAGGTGAACGATCTCACAAGCGAACTTGAGCACGCACAGAGTGTAAACAAGGAGATCCGGGAAGACTTCCGATTGGAGTTTGAACGGCATCAGGCGAAGTACGACGATCAGGTTCATGAGATCGGGCAACTTCGGGCACAGGTCAAAACGCTTACCAACCAGATCGAGACCAAACTGGTACCGACTGACGGACAGGCTACTCTGAATTCGTTCGGCAGCATCGGCATGAAGGACATAGCTGATGAGATCCGCGATGGCTGTGAGGGTGACGAGACCTGCATCGGTACAATAGCAAAACTCCAGCAGACTCGTATCGCAGCGGTGAGCAAACATCTGGACCGCGAGCACGATGCGGAACAGAAGCGACTCGCTCGGGAGCATGACGCCATACAGAGGCAAATCGAACTCGACGCGAAGAAGGAAGCGCAGGAGAAGGACCGGGCACTCAAAGAGGCGCTGGCAGAGAAGGAGCACATCAACAAGATCGAGCTTCAGCTCGCGAAGAAGGGCGGGTTCAAGCAGAAGTTTCTGGAAGATGTGGTCTTCATCAGTGCCGGCGCATCGAAACGCCCGAGAAGAGATATGGCAGAGGCAAAGAGGCGAGCGCACCACGCGGCAGAGGAAGAAGATGATTGGCTGACACAAGACCTCGAAGCCGAAGAGACGCTCGACATGCACGATGATTTCGACGAGAGCACGATTTGAGGTGCCGGATCATGAAAACAATCACAGTCACCGAGATTAAAGAGAAGCTGGTGCATCACCACGACGTCGACATAATCGTCGGAGATCGTCACCTGGCATGAATGCATGTCGATAACGTGGTGTGGTATTGAAAACAGAGGAAAATTATGAGAGAAAAAAAGATCATCGATCTCGGGGAGCGGGTACACCGCCTCACAATGATGGACGAGTTAGATCGACAGAAGGCAAAAGCCGAGCGTGCCAAGCGCACCGCAGAGAAACGAGCCCTCGAAGCCGAACGAAAAACGCTCCGGGTGCGCCAGAATCAAAACGTATACGCCCTCGCCGAGGAGATCACAGACCCGATCAAATTCCGGAACGCGATTCGAGCGGGAATCTTCCATCGCTTCGGCGGGGAATTTTTCGTTCGTGTCGACGAAGCCAGGAAATTGGGATATGAAATAATCGAGGCGTAATGATGTGTGAAGGCTACGACCCGGACCCGGACCAGCCATCGGATCATCCCGACGCGCCGGTGCCACCATTCGGTGATGAAGAAGAAGAATCCCTGAAACCGGAAATAAAAATGCGCCGTCCTTCTGGGAACCCGAGAGTGTACTGGAGGTGATGCGAGATGAGTTATTGCATGGCAAACCACTTCCCGGAAGGCGATGAAGAGTACTGCGACATTTACCTGTATGGCGACAGCGAAACGGACACGATCATCTGCATGGGATGCCCCATGAACGGCAACGAGGATGTCTCATTCACCAGGCGGTCTGATGCGATCAAGCATCTTGAGATGCACCGTGCCCGCGGAGATCCTGCGCCATACAATCGGGTTATCGACAAACTGAAAGAAGAGATCGAGACCGAAGGAGACGAGATTCATTTTGGGTGTTAGGAGCGCAGTCTCTGCATTTTGGTGCGGAGACTGCCCACCTCCGCCTTTCCGCGACGAATCGAAATGCTTAAGTGCGATGCCGACATCATCATCACCAACATGCGAAAGACATACACAACGCGAAAAGAGACTGTAGAGAGTTCAGCATGAGCGGTGAAGAAGTCACAACAATAGAAATGAAAGATGCAGTGTCTCGCAATTTGGCATTGAGGCATTCTGCTGATAGATTATTTGATTACATTGATTCATTAAAAAATACTGACGTGGTTCTCGATTTCGATGCCGTACATACTGCGAGTCGATCTTTCATGCACCAATTTCTGCGCAGATTAAGAAATGATAATCATAATATTCATTGCATCAATATGTCAGATAATGTAAAAAAGATGCTTGATATAGTTAAGTAGTTTTCTCCCCGCTCTGAAGAGTGAGGGGGGTGTACGCCAGTGAGCTGAAGAAGAATCTCGAAAAAGAAGGTCTGTATGGTATAGCGTTACAGGATATACGCGAGGACGTGGCGATGGACGAAAGCGAATACGAGAAAATCGAATCCCGGCTGCTCACAGCGGTCGGGGAGTTCGAGCACAGATGGGACAAGGCATGGTACAAATGGCTCGGGACGCACGACATTCCTGATGACATCGCGGCAGATATGGTCAATTTTTGTCCGTACGACGAGGAGGGGAATACCCTCCCCGAAGCAGAGGCGTGGTATGCGATGTACGCTGTTACGAAGACCAGCGTCGAGAAAGAATTCAATTGTGAGATAATTGTCGATCCAGACGGCTCAGTCTTCGCGATACACCATCTCCCCGACGGCGACACGATCACGGTACCATGACAAACATGATGGATAATGAGCGGGTCCGATACATCCTGGATATGTTAGATGTCCGGTTCGAGAAAGATACACCGGAAGACTTCGAGTTGTTATGCGACGAGGTCGAGGTGATCCTGTGAGCCAGTACAAGTGTGTTGGTGCCACGCAAGCGTACCGGAAGTGGACGCCAAAGGAAGATCGCATTCTCACTGATGCAGTGAAATCCGGGATGATCGATCAGGAGCTGGGGACGATTCTCCCCGGTTGCACACATCAAGCAGCCAATGGTCGCAAAGACTACCTGCGAAAAAAGGGATTTATTTTTTAAATTTGAGGCGATATTATGACAGGAGAAAAAGAAAAAAAAGATACTTATGAACTGATGAAGATCTTGCACGGCGAGCCAAACCCCCCATGGAGCGACGGCATCGATTCTGATCCGGTCGAGCACAACGATGGACTCGGCATCATCAGATGGCTGTTGAAGCACGATCCTTTCGTCAAAAAATGGAAGCTCATCCGCAAACCGGGTAGCAAACGTAAGCAGTATACAATGCGCTTCACTCCGAAAGCGGCAGATGTGCTTGAGGAGATGGCAAAGGAAGAAGGAGTTTCCGTATCCGAATTCATCAGGAGAGCGATAAACTTCTATCAGGTAAAGACGGAAGCGACGAAGTGCAACAAGCTCATTATGCTCCAAAGCGTAGACGGGTCGCTTGAGATTGTACCGTTGTGAGTCAGAAAACGCTATCGAGCGACACATTTTCGCTGTAACGTGTCATAGAGCCCCGTAGAGCGACGATTTTTTGACAGATGTTAGACAGTGCGAAGACCGGAGATCGTCGATTCTGTGAAAAACGCTATGCGGCGGTGAAAACCCCCTCCATTTCCTCCCATAAGCACACAAAACATTTAAATACGATAACATCATCACCATCATCATTGAGGAATGTGAGATGAAATCTGAAGAAATTATATACACCACAGCTCTAAACAGAATGTTCAAAGCCACAAAGCGCTTCCGCGGACAGATCGAACAGTTCCGGGAAGCTGACATTGGCAGCGAGATGTGGGCTGCCATAAACGCCGGCTCCATGATCCCGAGTGCCCTATCCTGTGCCGAGATTGGAAGCGACCTTCTGCTGACCGAACTCTGGAAACTGGGTCCGGTTCGACGAGAGAAACTAAATAAACAGGATAGTGCCCTCTACAAAGCGCTGACGATCGATGGCTGGAGGCTTGCATTCGAGGCAGTCTATGTTACAGGCGTCGAGGATTCCCGAGTAAAGTGCATCTTTGTCGCGTATCGTCCGACCTCTACACTCGACCGGGCGACTGTGAGAACGAAAGTCGACTCCGCAATCACCGCAACTGTGTCAGATGATCCAAAAGGAGTGGTGTACGCCAGCGAGCTGAAGAAGAATCTCGAAAAAGAAGGTCTGTATGGTATAGCGTTACAGGATATACGCGAGGACGAGTTCGATCGGCTGCTCGCAAGAGTTATCGCGATGGGGCGACTCAACAAAGACATAAGGAGACATTAATCATGAAGACGCGGACCGTCAGGATACGTGTCGCAGATCTCAGTCGGTTACATGAACTTCGGGTTACGGAAGACGAGACCCCTAGTGGGGTGATACATCGCGTTCTTGCGGAATACGACGATATGCAGCGGACGCGAATCCAGTCTGTTAATATCGAAGACTTCATCAAGAAATACGAGAGCCTCATCGAAAAGCAGAAAGAGAAGATCATCACCATGCGAAGGAAGATCGGAGAGCTGAAACACACGGTTGAAGTGCTTAAGTCGGTAGTGGATGATGCGAACGAAAACCGTGGTGAGGGCGCGCAGGAATACGTCGAGCGTATCGCTGCATTGCAGAAAGAGAAAGAAGAGGTGCTCAACATTATGCGACAGATGACCGCTGATTATCAGGCTGCCCTTATCGAGAGGAATCGGATGATCGCGGAACTCGAAGACGAATTGCGAGACGAAAACGAGCACATCTGCGTTGGCAGCGGCACGACGATAAACATCAACGTCTTCAAAGGAAGCCGGACCGGAGTCGATCAATGCAACGACACGAAATAGTCAATAAAGCGATCAGCGACGGCACCCCGATGAATGTCACAACTGGTGACATCGTAAAGTACTGGACACTTGAAGATCAGGAACGCGCGATCAAGAAGACAGAGATGCAGATCGGGGTTATGGAGGACGCTACGGAGATGGTGAAAACGCTCATCGAGCACGGGTACCCCGTCGATTTTATCACGACCGAGACAATCGATGCGGATGTCCAGATCGAGCCTCCCGAGAGATACCACATCAGTGTAACGGTGAAACTGTCACCGAAGATCACAACGATGGTCAACAACCTCCGTGGCAAAGAGTATTATGTCGCCCCGCGAAAAGACGTGGTGTCTTATCTATCGGGTGTAGTGGAGGTGCTGAAAGGGAAACTCGCGGCAGAGAAACAGCATCTCGAATTCCTGAATGAGGATGTGCAGTATATGCATTCATTTCCGCTTCGTGTTGAGAAACTGCATCTCGAATTCCTGAAAGCATCGGGGGCGTAACACATGCGTCGATATGAAAAAATCGCAGAGATGCTCAAGATATTTCCCGCGACCATCTGGGAGGAGCCAGATTCGCGGAGCTGGGATCCGGATGAGGAGGCAGAGTGCATCAATATGTTTCGGAATACAATAGCGCGTCTCCGTGAGATATACAATGCAACTGCCACGCTCGTCGAATATGAGTACCCGGTCCGCTTATCAACAACCTGCATTGGTGCATCATTTTCGATTAAACAGAAAGTCGAACGCGATCCGACGGTCACATTCACCGTGAACGAGGGTCTGTTTGAAGCAATTAATGAGTTCTATGTGCTTGCTCCCGGCGATACTTACTCGGATGGCATCGTCATCATTGCCACATTGCTCGCGACAATCGAATACCTCGAAAAACGGCTCGCAGAAGAGATTGATTTTCTCAACTACATCACAGAAGAAATCGATGTGTGACAGCGGTAGGTTTTTATCTCCCCGTGCACAAAACGTTTTCTGTCAGCGTCGATGTGCTTTTGTGCGCACATCAATACGCCGCTGATATATTCGCGGAACGGTGTTTATGCAACGTCACGGAACGGCGGCGGACCGGATCACCCGAGAAAGATCAAGTATTCGGTCTCGTCGTTATCCGGGCGCTCCTCTATTCGACATGTCTTGTTGAGGTTGTGCATATCGTTTTTGAAACTGTACGCACCGGTCGCATCGTGTGTCCGGATCACTAATTTTTCGCTCATTATATTCATCCTGTATTAATAGTACGACCGAGAGGAGTGTGCAACCGCCCGCAGACTGCACTTGCTTTTCATGCTCGGCATTCGATGTTAACTCCTGAGCATAGGGGATCTAGCCATCCCATGTAATAGTGTCTACGAGCTCCTCTCGATCATGTCCGTGTGTTCGCCGCGGGTGATTATAAACTTTGTGTCGGACAGAAAGACTTATATGTGATCGTGGTGATGACGATGATGGTGATACAAGATGAAGACGATATTATCATGGCGGAAGACCGCTTCCCACTTTTCACTTATCGAGTGGTCAGGCGTTCTCCAGAAACCTGAGTTGCCGCCCGAATATACGAACACACCAGGAGCGAAGTTCTGGTGTGTTCCGATACAACGCTGCATACAACTCGGTGGT
The Candidatus Zixiibacteriota bacterium genome window above contains:
- a CDS encoding DUF4325 domain-containing protein; translation: MSGEEVTTIEMKDAVSRNLALRHSADRLFDYIDSLKNTDVVLDFDAVHTASRSFMHQFLRRLRNDNHNIHCINMSDNVKKMLDIVK
- a CDS encoding CopG family transcriptional regulator; amino-acid sequence: MTGEKEKKDTYELMKILHGEPNPPWSDGIDSDPVEHNDGLGIIRWLLKHDPFVKKWKLIRKPGSKRKQYTMRFTPKAADVLEEMAKEEGVSVSEFIRRAINFYQVKTEATKCNKLIMLQSVDGSLEIVPL